The Pseudofrankia inefficax genome window below encodes:
- a CDS encoding transglycosylase domain-containing protein: MGTRVKPRAKTGGSSQRPVRADRRVTIRRLSGALFASAAAGLVIALLAAPFVGLVGISAKSGADEFLALPENLTVGPLVEPSTILDARGNVIATLVGDQYREVVPLSQVPQVMRNAIIDIEDARFYQHSGVDYKGMIRAYVANRNNGSVTQGASTITQQYVKNVLLQAATTPEERKAATAQTVDRKLREARYALYLDQHLPKDKILEGYLNIAYFGDGAYGIQAAAKRYFNVDVSQLTLPQAAMLAGLVKNPTAYDPIQHPQSAQDRRGLVLDAMQTHGHISAADLVAAKAAPLGLNLRPHSADSCADSTTPFFCDQIRQMLLADRTFAPSSEAASKLLFDGGLTIHTTLDPVAQAAADSSARTIVPPGNRVAAGVAMVQPGTGAVLALTENRDYGSTDDGQPPATTTDFVHTKEVYPTKETSFSPGSTFKMFALASALEQGLPLSTTFMSPACYHSDQFPNPKPNDCYANADPSEAGPYSLTTATWNSVNTYYVQLEQKIGVLKIAEMARRLGVSSCRVQPQTANLQTNSPCHKFEGVGSVDGSFVIGSNEISTLDLATAYATIAAHGERCDPVFITSITQQIGGADRLVNYTKPGSCEQVLNPTVADTVTSVLEGVISHGTATANGQIGRPAAGKTGTAEDFTTASFVGFVPQLATAVTLADPRGPQSHPLRNVLGYAHVYGGDLPTKIWSSTMRQTLDGLKLPVEALPPPDNTQPVLPNVVVPNVVGALAPAAVAFLQSQGFSAQVRGNPNSVVLLQYPSAGSQVPAGQTIALVTPGGSIAGLAALDPGGTQTQGQDPSQNPTPPAGTGTGRRGGRPPTANSG, encoded by the coding sequence GTGGGCACACGCGTGAAGCCCCGCGCGAAGACCGGCGGCAGTTCTCAACGCCCGGTCCGCGCTGATCGACGGGTCACTATTCGACGCCTTTCCGGCGCGCTGTTCGCAAGTGCCGCCGCCGGCCTCGTCATCGCGCTTCTCGCGGCGCCGTTCGTCGGACTGGTCGGCATTTCGGCGAAGTCCGGGGCCGATGAGTTTCTTGCCCTGCCGGAGAATCTGACCGTCGGCCCACTGGTCGAGCCGTCGACGATTCTCGACGCCCGCGGCAACGTCATCGCGACCCTCGTCGGCGACCAGTACCGCGAGGTCGTGCCGCTGTCGCAGGTGCCGCAGGTGATGCGCAACGCCATCATCGACATCGAGGACGCGCGTTTTTACCAGCATTCCGGCGTCGACTACAAGGGCATGATCCGCGCCTACGTCGCCAACCGGAACAACGGTTCGGTCACCCAGGGCGCGAGCACAATCACCCAGCAGTACGTGAAGAACGTCCTGCTGCAGGCGGCGACCACTCCGGAGGAACGCAAGGCGGCGACCGCCCAGACCGTCGACCGGAAGCTGCGCGAGGCGCGGTACGCGCTCTACCTCGACCAGCACCTGCCCAAGGACAAGATTCTCGAGGGCTACCTGAACATCGCCTACTTCGGTGACGGGGCCTATGGCATTCAGGCCGCCGCCAAGCGGTACTTCAACGTCGATGTCTCCCAGCTGACGCTGCCGCAGGCCGCGATGCTCGCCGGGCTGGTGAAGAATCCGACGGCCTATGACCCGATCCAGCACCCCCAGTCCGCCCAGGATCGGCGCGGCCTCGTCCTGGACGCCATGCAGACACACGGCCACATCAGCGCCGCCGACCTCGTGGCCGCGAAGGCGGCCCCGCTCGGGCTCAACCTGCGGCCGCACTCGGCGGACTCCTGCGCCGACTCGACCACGCCGTTCTTCTGTGACCAGATCCGGCAGATGCTGCTGGCCGACCGGACCTTCGCGCCGAGCAGCGAGGCAGCCAGCAAGCTGCTGTTCGACGGCGGGCTGACCATCCACACGACGCTTGACCCGGTGGCGCAGGCGGCAGCCGACTCGTCCGCCCGCACGATCGTGCCACCGGGCAACCGGGTCGCCGCGGGTGTGGCGATGGTGCAGCCGGGTACCGGCGCCGTGCTCGCGCTGACCGAGAACCGCGACTACGGCTCGACCGACGACGGCCAGCCGCCGGCGACGACGACCGACTTCGTGCACACGAAGGAGGTCTACCCGACCAAGGAGACGTCGTTCTCGCCCGGCTCGACGTTCAAGATGTTCGCGCTCGCCTCGGCGCTGGAGCAGGGGCTGCCGCTGTCGACGACGTTCATGTCGCCGGCCTGCTACCACTCCGACCAGTTCCCCAACCCCAAGCCGAACGACTGCTATGCGAACGCCGACCCGAGCGAGGCCGGGCCCTACTCGCTGACCACCGCGACCTGGAACTCGGTCAACACCTACTACGTGCAGCTCGAGCAGAAGATCGGCGTTCTGAAGATCGCAGAGATGGCCCGCCGGCTCGGCGTGAGCTCGTGTCGGGTGCAGCCGCAGACCGCCAACCTGCAGACCAACTCGCCCTGCCACAAGTTCGAGGGGGTCGGCTCGGTCGACGGCTCGTTCGTGATCGGCTCGAACGAGATCAGCACGCTGGACCTGGCCACCGCGTACGCGACGATCGCCGCGCACGGCGAGCGCTGTGACCCGGTGTTCATCACCTCGATCACCCAGCAGATCGGCGGCGCGGACCGCCTGGTGAACTACACCAAGCCGGGCAGCTGCGAGCAGGTCCTCAACCCGACGGTCGCCGACACCGTGACCTCGGTGCTCGAAGGCGTGATCAGCCATGGCACCGCGACCGCCAACGGGCAGATCGGCCGCCCGGCCGCCGGCAAGACCGGTACCGCCGAGGACTTCACCACCGCCTCGTTCGTCGGCTTCGTCCCGCAGCTGGCCACGGCGGTCACCCTGGCCGACCCGCGCGGCCCGCAGTCCCATCCGCTGCGCAACGTCCTGGGCTACGCGCACGTCTACGGCGGCGACCTACCGACGAAGATCTGGTCGAGCACGATGCGCCAGACCCTCGACGGGCTGAAGCTCCCGGTCGAGGCGCTGCCGCCACCGGACAACACCCAGCCGGTGCTGCCGAACGTGGTCGTGCCGAACGTCGTCGGCGCGCTCGCCCCGGCCGCGGTGGCGTTCCTCCAGTCGCAGGGATTCTCGGCCCAGGTCCGGGGGAACCCGAACAGCGTCGTGCTGCTGCAGTACCCGTCGGCGGGCAGCCAGGTTCCCGCCGGGCAGACGATCGCGCTGGTCACGCCCGGCGGCTCCATCGCCGGCCTGGCCGCGCTGGACCCCGGCGGGACCCAGACCCAGGGCCAGGACCCGAGCCAGAACCCGACTCCGCCGGCCGGTACCGGCACCGGCCGGCGAGGCGGTCGGCCCCCGACCGCGAACTCCGGCTAG
- a CDS encoding GatB/YqeY domain-containing protein → MNTLKERLRADLTTAMKARDELRTSTLRLAISAVKEAEVAGKSAHELTDDEVEKVLTREVRKRREAADAYAGAGRAEQAARERSEGEVLADYLPKQLGDDELAAIVDKVLADGDFAGPKAIGPAMKAVQAIVAGRADGGKVAGLVKARLTA, encoded by the coding sequence ATGAACACCTTGAAGGAGCGGCTGCGCGCCGACCTGACGACGGCGATGAAGGCCCGGGACGAGCTGCGGACGTCGACGCTGCGACTCGCGATCTCGGCGGTGAAGGAAGCCGAGGTGGCCGGCAAGTCGGCCCACGAGCTCACCGACGACGAAGTGGAGAAGGTGCTGACCCGGGAGGTCCGCAAGCGCCGCGAGGCTGCCGACGCCTACGCAGGCGCCGGCCGCGCCGAGCAGGCCGCCCGGGAGCGCTCCGAGGGCGAGGTCCTGGCCGACTACCTGCCGAAGCAGCTCGGCGACGACGAGCTCGCCGCGATCGTCGACAAGGTGCTCGCCGACGGCGACTTCGCCGGGCCGAAGGCGATCGGCCCGGCCATGAAGGCCGTGCAGGCGATCGTCGCCGGCCGCGCCGACGGCGGCAAGGTCGCCGGCCTCGTCAAGGCGCGGCTGACGGCCTGA
- a CDS encoding metallophosphoesterase: protein MRGETRTVWPAARRVAGGLALLGAATVGYGVYERDAYTLTRREVPILAPGAAPLRLLHLSDLHVTPGQTRKFDWLGELGRLVPDLVAMTGDVLSHQDSSAPLRRALAPLYAFPGVFIPGNNDYYVPKPRSPHHYFKRHPGGPHKGPALDWDGFAKDLVADSGWRDMTHVHDVLTIGGRRLDVRGVDDARSRRDRVALVAGPPEPGADVVLGLSHTPEPRVLDAFTADGVQLTLSGHTHGGQIRLPFVGALVTNCGLDPSRARGLSRWSAAGPDGAQRMSWLHVSAGLGTSPYAPIRLGCRPEATLLTLVPAR, encoded by the coding sequence ATGCGAGGAGAAACGCGGACAGTCTGGCCAGCGGCGCGCCGGGTGGCCGGCGGGCTGGCGTTGCTGGGGGCCGCCACCGTCGGGTACGGCGTGTACGAGCGGGACGCCTACACGCTGACCAGGCGGGAGGTGCCCATCCTCGCTCCGGGCGCGGCTCCGCTGCGCCTCCTGCACCTGTCCGACCTGCACGTGACGCCCGGTCAGACCCGCAAGTTCGACTGGCTGGGGGAGCTCGGCCGGCTGGTGCCCGACCTGGTCGCCATGACCGGCGACGTGCTGTCGCACCAGGACTCGTCCGCGCCGCTGCGCCGGGCACTCGCGCCGCTGTACGCCTTCCCCGGGGTCTTCATCCCGGGCAACAACGACTACTACGTGCCGAAGCCGCGCAGCCCGCACCACTACTTCAAACGCCACCCCGGCGGCCCGCACAAGGGGCCGGCGCTGGACTGGGACGGTTTCGCCAAGGACCTCGTCGCGGACTCCGGCTGGCGCGACATGACCCACGTGCACGACGTCCTCACGATCGGCGGGCGGCGCCTGGACGTCCGCGGGGTCGACGACGCCCGGTCACGGCGGGACCGGGTGGCCCTGGTGGCCGGTCCGCCCGAGCCGGGGGCCGACGTCGTGCTCGGCCTCTCGCACACGCCCGAGCCGCGGGTCCTGGACGCCTTCACGGCCGACGGCGTGCAGCTGACGCTGTCCGGGCACACCCACGGCGGCCAGATCCGGCTGCCGTTCGTCGGGGCGCTGGTCACCAACTGCGGCCTGGACCCCAGCCGGGCCCGCGGCCTGTCCCGGTGGAGCGCCGCCGGCCCGGACGGCGCGCAGCGGATGTCCTGGCTGCACGTCTCGGCCGGTCTCGGCACGTCGCCGTACGCGCCCATCCGCCTCGGCTGTCGCCCCGAGGCGACCCTGCTCACCCTCGTCCCCGCCAGGTAG
- a CDS encoding LysE family translocator, whose translation MSLAFLVTSLAIVATPGTGVVLTVAAGLRSGRRVAVVTALGCTLGIVPHLAAAVTGTAALLRAGGLAFEGLKIAGVCYLLYMAWSTWRDQGILAVDESGPPVSTARTIGNAVLANLLNPKLTLFFFAFLPQFVNQGGAGATTRMVALGGMFMAMTLVVFIGYGLFASYLRRHLIDRPNAVRRLQRFFSLSYLGLGAKLATTHR comes from the coding sequence ATGAGCCTGGCATTTCTGGTGACCTCGTTGGCGATCGTGGCGACGCCGGGGACCGGGGTGGTGCTGACCGTCGCGGCCGGCCTGCGCTCGGGGCGACGGGTGGCGGTGGTGACCGCGCTGGGGTGCACGCTGGGGATCGTGCCGCATCTCGCGGCGGCGGTCACCGGGACGGCGGCCCTGCTGCGGGCCGGCGGCCTCGCGTTCGAAGGACTGAAGATCGCGGGCGTGTGCTACCTGCTGTACATGGCCTGGTCGACCTGGCGTGACCAGGGGATTCTGGCCGTCGACGAAAGCGGGCCGCCGGTGTCGACGGCGCGGACCATCGGAAACGCGGTCCTGGCCAACCTGCTGAACCCGAAGCTGACCTTGTTCTTCTTCGCGTTCCTGCCCCAGTTCGTCAACCAGGGCGGCGCGGGCGCGACGACGCGGATGGTGGCGCTCGGCGGCATGTTCATGGCCATGACCCTGGTGGTGTTCATCGGCTATGGCCTCTTCGCCAGCTACCTGCGCCGCCACCTGATCGACCGGCCGAACGCCGTCCGGCGGCTCCAGCGCTTCTTCTCGCTCAGCTACCTCGGCCTCGGCGCCAAACTCGCCACCACCCACCGCTGA
- a CDS encoding Ig-like domain repeat protein: MRSRRLTRQRNARLTAVSVAAAATCAALLTGCALTGPGPGGSGPVATSSPTPTPSTSTPATTPTPTVKPTSTGSTASTSPTPTADSRKAVYLGGNYSNGVFSVGVIPYGGSTNPALTGTFLIHEGSTLIGQVNVAYDPTDGYYGGHFNLTLAPGRHTFTYDYSGDASYQPAHDTGKIDVTNVTITASVPGGTVVWGQPITVDIQVSPIPGVTGIPTGKVTNDSSFAFDTAEATLDATGHATLTVPPSPYLTSGTTRQDNYPIYINYAGDDTFTPWRVMVLFTFLPAPTS; encoded by the coding sequence ATGCGGTCGCGACGTCTCACGCGCCAGCGGAACGCCCGGCTGACGGCGGTCAGCGTCGCCGCCGCCGCGACCTGCGCCGCCCTGCTTACGGGCTGCGCGCTGACCGGCCCCGGCCCCGGTGGCAGCGGCCCGGTCGCCACCTCGTCCCCGACGCCCACCCCGTCGACCAGCACCCCGGCGACCACGCCGACCCCGACCGTCAAGCCGACGTCGACCGGGAGCACCGCATCCACATCGCCGACGCCGACGGCTGACAGCCGCAAGGCGGTCTACCTCGGCGGCAACTACTCGAACGGCGTCTTCTCCGTGGGCGTCATCCCGTACGGCGGTAGCACCAACCCCGCGCTGACCGGCACGTTCCTCATCCACGAGGGAAGCACCCTGATCGGCCAGGTGAACGTCGCCTACGACCCGACCGACGGGTACTACGGCGGCCACTTCAACCTCACGCTCGCGCCCGGCCGGCACACGTTCACCTACGACTACAGCGGCGACGCCAGCTACCAGCCGGCCCATGACACGGGCAAGATCGACGTCACCAACGTCACGATCACCGCGTCGGTACCGGGCGGCACCGTCGTCTGGGGACAGCCGATCACCGTCGACATACAGGTGAGCCCGATCCCGGGCGTGACTGGCATCCCGACCGGGAAGGTCACTAACGACTCCAGCTTCGCCTTCGACACGGCCGAAGCAACCCTGGACGCGACCGGTCACGCGACTCTCACCGTCCCGCCGTCGCCGTACCTGACATCGGGCACGACGAGGCAGGACAACTACCCGATCTACATCAACTACGCGGGCGACGACACCTTCACCCCGTGGCGCGTGATGGTCCTGTTCACCTTCCTCCCCGCCCCCACCAGTTAG
- a CDS encoding response regulator, with product MTITVLLVDDQPLLRMGFRMVIESQPDLRVVGEAGDGAAAAALAAELSPDVVVMDVRMPGVDGIEATRRIAAAGGVSRVLILTTFDLDQYVLAGLRAGASGFLLKDVPPADLLTAIRTVAAGDAVVAPNVTRRLLDAFAHHLPDPDASADGGPDRPAGRVANRRTAGTDRLDRLTDRERDVLGEVAAGLSNAEIAARLVLSEATVKTHVGRILAKLELRDRVQAVVFAYETGLIRPSANPPRHDG from the coding sequence ATGACGATCACCGTGCTGCTCGTGGACGACCAGCCGCTGCTGCGGATGGGATTCCGGATGGTGATCGAGTCGCAGCCGGACCTGAGGGTCGTCGGCGAGGCCGGCGACGGAGCCGCCGCCGCGGCGCTGGCCGCCGAACTCTCCCCCGACGTCGTGGTGATGGACGTCCGGATGCCCGGTGTCGACGGCATCGAGGCGACCAGACGGATCGCCGCCGCGGGCGGCGTGTCCCGGGTGCTGATCCTGACGACGTTCGACCTGGACCAGTACGTGCTGGCCGGCCTGCGCGCCGGGGCAAGCGGCTTCCTGCTCAAGGACGTGCCGCCGGCCGACCTTCTCACCGCGATCCGCACGGTCGCCGCGGGCGACGCCGTCGTCGCTCCGAACGTCACCCGACGCCTTCTGGACGCCTTCGCGCACCATCTGCCCGACCCGGACGCCTCGGCGGACGGCGGTCCCGACCGACCGGCCGGCCGTGTCGCCAACCGGCGCACCGCCGGAACCGATCGGCTCGACCGCCTCACCGACCGGGAGCGCGACGTGCTCGGGGAGGTCGCGGCCGGGCTGTCGAACGCCGAGATCGCGGCCCGGCTCGTCCTGTCCGAGGCGACCGTCAAGACGCACGTCGGCCGCATCCTGGCCAAGCTGGAGCTGCGCGACCGCGTCCAGGCCGTCGTCTTCGCCTACGAGACCGGCCTCATCCGCCCGTCCGCCAACCCGCCCCGCCACGACGGCTGA
- a CDS encoding sensor histidine kinase gives MESFGHWRRGRAGLTALAVRQDPPDVPGVVFGRMRHSRIGTALRAHPVLVDSTLALAVCVLALVPLALPPHGPEGAILLLTLAATAPLCLRRSYPLGTFVVCALVSLAQILLWVPSFGTFTSLLIEFYTVAKWCSRRATSAAAASVTAWILWFCVRLPQVRAVDRVGVALVFLPAAVAAGVLGVNANTRRAYVASITDRANRAERERDQQARLAAAGERSRIAREMHDIVAHNLSVMIALADGAGYTLRDLLGDAADPQDQRVRRATKAVESVSATGREALAQMRSLLGVLRDDGGLTQPADGGLGPDGALSGNWPAGDPGLDVVEQWGDAAGPGLDGGPRPDEPARAPQPRIADLNRLIEQVRHAGPTVGFLVTGQRRELPTDAELTVFRIVQESLTNVLKHTGPRANAVVRLGFDPSGVDIEITDTGSAPDDGSDRSVAEGPRSPGRGISGMRERAALHGGTLVAGPGAGGWRVAARIVAPAGPPPVAATGQAPEVPPARAVATPPGTEASRYSEGAPRP, from the coding sequence ATGGAATCGTTCGGCCACTGGCGCCGCGGCCGGGCCGGGCTGACAGCGCTGGCGGTCCGGCAGGACCCGCCGGACGTTCCCGGCGTGGTCTTCGGCCGGATGCGGCACAGCCGGATCGGGACGGCGCTGCGCGCCCACCCCGTCCTCGTCGACTCCACGCTGGCGCTCGCGGTCTGCGTCCTGGCGCTGGTGCCGTTGGCGTTGCCGCCGCACGGGCCGGAAGGCGCGATCCTGCTGCTCACCCTCGCGGCGACGGCGCCGCTGTGCCTGCGGCGCAGCTACCCGCTCGGGACGTTCGTCGTCTGCGCCCTGGTGTCGCTGGCGCAGATCCTGCTGTGGGTGCCGTCGTTCGGCACGTTCACGTCGCTGCTGATCGAGTTCTACACCGTCGCGAAGTGGTGCTCACGGCGGGCGACCTCGGCCGCCGCCGCGTCCGTCACGGCCTGGATCCTCTGGTTCTGCGTCAGACTGCCGCAGGTCCGCGCAGTCGACCGGGTCGGGGTGGCGCTCGTCTTCCTGCCGGCGGCGGTCGCGGCCGGGGTGCTCGGCGTGAACGCGAACACCCGTCGGGCCTACGTGGCCTCGATCACCGACCGCGCCAACCGGGCCGAGCGTGAACGTGACCAGCAGGCACGGCTGGCGGCGGCCGGCGAACGCTCCCGAATCGCCCGCGAGATGCACGACATCGTGGCGCATAACCTTTCCGTCATGATCGCGCTGGCCGACGGCGCCGGCTACACCCTGCGTGACCTGCTCGGCGACGCGGCGGACCCGCAGGACCAGCGGGTACGCCGCGCGACCAAGGCGGTCGAATCGGTGTCGGCCACCGGCCGGGAGGCCCTCGCGCAGATGCGCAGCCTGCTCGGCGTCCTGCGAGACGACGGCGGCCTCACCCAGCCGGCGGACGGTGGCCTCGGCCCCGACGGCGCGCTCAGCGGGAACTGGCCAGCCGGCGACCCGGGCCTCGACGTCGTCGAGCAGTGGGGTGATGCCGCCGGGCCGGGCCTGGACGGTGGGCCTCGCCCGGACGAGCCGGCCAGGGCGCCCCAGCCGCGGATCGCCGACCTCAACCGGCTGATCGAGCAGGTCCGGCACGCCGGGCCGACCGTCGGGTTCCTCGTGACCGGCCAGCGCCGGGAGCTGCCGACCGACGCCGAGCTGACGGTCTTCCGGATCGTTCAGGAATCGCTGACCAACGTCCTCAAGCACACCGGGCCACGGGCCAACGCCGTGGTCCGGCTGGGATTCGATCCCAGCGGAGTCGACATCGAGATCACCGACACCGGGTCGGCTCCCGACGACGGGTCGGACCGGTCGGTGGCCGAGGGGCCGAGGTCACCCGGCCGGGGGATTTCGGGCATGCGGGAACGCGCCGCGCTCCACGGTGGAACGCTCGTCGCCGGCCCCGGGGCCGGCGGGTGGCGGGTGGCCGCGCGCATCGTCGCCCCGGCGGGACCGCCACCGGTCGCGGCGACCGGCCAGGCGCCTGAAGTGCCGCCGGCACGCGCGGTCGCCACGCCGCCGGGGACTGAGGCGAGTCGATACTCCGAGGGAGCCCCGCGCCCATGA
- a CDS encoding ABC transporter permease, translating to MNTTTIADARLGVGTGDVTQLRVVHSEWVKLRSLRSTGWTLGSAVLLLIGLGLPLCLQASHHWSPAEVQSRDQDPVFQSLGGLLLAQIPIGVLGVLTMTGEYATGMIRATLGLVPKRLPVLWAKVAVFGAASFVLMLVAALVSFLVGQVPLSHHGVGVTLGSPGAARAVLGAAGYLALVGLLGLALGALLRHTAGAVSALLGVLLGLPILFGLLPESWQPAARFLPTLLGEGMASTSPPSVTHQLSPGLCFVVMSLYTVVGLVAGAFVLARRDV from the coding sequence ATGAACACCACGACGATCGCGGACGCCCGGCTCGGCGTGGGCACGGGAGATGTCACCCAGCTGCGGGTCGTGCACTCGGAATGGGTCAAGTTGCGGTCCCTGCGCTCGACCGGCTGGACGCTTGGCTCAGCGGTCCTCCTGCTCATCGGCCTCGGCCTTCCCCTCTGCCTGCAGGCCTCGCACCACTGGTCTCCGGCCGAGGTCCAGTCCAGAGACCAGGACCCGGTGTTCCAGTCGCTGGGCGGGCTCCTGCTGGCGCAGATCCCCATCGGCGTGCTCGGGGTGCTGACGATGACCGGCGAGTACGCCACCGGAATGATCCGGGCCACGCTCGGCCTGGTGCCGAAGCGGCTTCCGGTGCTGTGGGCCAAGGTGGCCGTCTTCGGGGCGGCGTCGTTCGTGCTCATGCTGGTCGCCGCGCTCGTCTCGTTCCTCGTCGGCCAGGTGCCCCTGTCACACCACGGCGTCGGAGTCACGCTCGGCAGCCCCGGAGCCGCCCGTGCGGTGCTCGGCGCCGCCGGGTACCTGGCCCTCGTCGGCCTGCTCGGACTCGCCCTCGGCGCGTTGCTTCGGCACACCGCCGGCGCGGTGTCGGCGCTGCTCGGTGTCCTGCTGGGACTGCCGATCCTGTTCGGGCTGCTGCCGGAAAGCTGGCAGCCCGCGGCGCGCTTCCTGCCGACCCTGCTGGGCGAGGGCATGGCGTCGACCAGCCCGCCCAGCGTCACCCATCAGCTCTCCCCCGGGCTGTGCTTCGTCGTGATGTCCCTCTACACCGTCGTCGGGCTGGTCGCCGGCGCGTTCGTCCTCGCCCGGCGGGACGTCTGA
- a CDS encoding ABC transporter ATP-binding protein, with translation MIEVQGLTKRYGRKVAVEDLSFTVQPGVVTGFLGPNGAGKSTTMRMILGLDRPTSGIALVDGRPYRELRAPARHVGALLEARSIHSGRNARNHLLALAATHGVSTRRVDEVIDLVGLREVAGKRAGGFSLGMGQRLGIASALLADPSTLILDEPVNGLDPEGIRWIRDLLRGLAAEGRAILISSHLMSEMALTATHLVVIGRGRLIQETTVEQFVRAASSSRVHVRSPQAAEFAELLAQAGATVSFSPATAGNPATRAVSSIPPQLTISDSIEVAGLPVERIGDLARAHGITLYELSPRLASLEDAFMDITRDAVEFATATPSTRGGNR, from the coding sequence ATGATCGAGGTGCAGGGGCTCACCAAACGCTATGGCCGCAAGGTCGCTGTCGAGGACCTCTCGTTTACGGTTCAGCCTGGAGTGGTCACCGGTTTCCTGGGCCCGAACGGCGCGGGCAAGTCCACGACGATGCGCATGATTCTCGGCCTGGACCGGCCGACCAGCGGCATCGCGCTCGTAGACGGCCGGCCCTACCGCGAGCTGCGGGCACCGGCGCGGCATGTCGGCGCCCTGCTGGAGGCACGTTCGATCCACTCCGGTCGCAACGCGCGCAATCACCTCCTGGCGCTCGCCGCGACCCACGGTGTCTCGACGCGGCGGGTCGACGAGGTGATCGACCTGGTCGGCCTGCGCGAGGTGGCCGGGAAGCGGGCCGGCGGCTTCTCGCTCGGCATGGGCCAGCGGCTGGGAATCGCCTCCGCGCTGCTCGCCGACCCGTCGACGCTGATCCTCGACGAACCGGTCAACGGGCTCGACCCCGAGGGAATCCGCTGGATTCGGGATCTGCTCCGCGGGCTGGCCGCCGAGGGGAGGGCCATTCTGATCTCCTCGCACCTCATGAGCGAGATGGCCTTGACCGCGACCCACCTGGTCGTAATCGGCCGAGGCCGACTGATCCAGGAGACGACGGTCGAGCAGTTCGTCCGCGCCGCCTCCAGCAGCCGGGTCCACGTCCGCTCCCCACAGGCCGCGGAATTCGCCGAGCTTCTCGCCCAGGCGGGCGCGACGGTCAGCTTCTCGCCCGCCACCGCCGGAAATCCGGCGACCAGAGCGGTCAGCAGCATTCCGCCGCAGCTGACCATTTCCGACTCGATCGAGGTAGCGGGTCTCCCGGTCGAACGGATCGGCGACCTGGCCCGCGCGCACGGAATCACGCTTTACGAGCTCAGCCCGCGCCTCGCCTCGCTGGAGGACGCGTTCATGGACATCACCCGCGACGCGGTCGAGTTCGCCACCGCGACGCCGTCGACCCGCGGAGGGAACCGATGA